The DNA region CCTCAATCTCGATGGTGGTAGCTCCACCACGCTGCTTGCAGCCAATCGAACCGTCATGACAGGACGCGGCATGACACCCAGGGTTCAGAACGGTCTGGGGCTGGTTCGCCGCTGAACAACGGCTGGCACACTGGAGCCTCTCCTGAGCTTCGGTCCATGGGCGCCACGCTGCAAATCACCGCCACTGCAGCCGCCGAACTGGGTCGACAGGCTGCTGTTGCAGGAACCCCCGGAGCGATGCATCTGGATCTCACGGCAGGGCACTGTGAGCGAAATGTCATCCGTCTTCAGCCAGGCCAGCTCAGCGGAACACCGGTTGCCAGATCAGAGGGCGTCACCCTGCATGTTCCCGATGCCCAGCACGCGTTGCTGGAAGGGCTGACACTGGATTATCGCAGCGACATCAGTGGCGGTGGATTTCTGATCCTGAGCAGCGATGCAGTGCGTTGCTGTGCCTGCGGCAGCGCTTTCAGCCGCCTTTGATCAGATCAGGCAGGTCGAACCGGTATTGTGATGGATTGTCGAACAGGTCGGATCTCCGGCCGCTACGCGACCGTCGATGCCAACCATTCAGCAACTGATCCGGACCGAGCGCCAGAGCTCAAAGGCGAAAACCAAATCGCCAGCTCTGAAAGCCTGCCCCGAACGCCGTGGTGTTTGCACCCGTGTGTACACGTCCACCCCCAAGAAGCCCAATTCGGCTTTGCGCAAAGTGGCCCGTGTGCGCCTCACCTCGGGTTTTGAGGTCACCGCCTACATCGGCGGTATCGGCCACAACCTGCAGGAGCACTCGGTTGTGCTGATCCGCGGTGGTCGAGTCAAAGATCTCCCCGGAGTTCGATATCACATCATTCGCGGAACTCTTGACACCGCAGGGGTCAAGGACCGCCGTCAGTCTCGTTCGAAGTACGGCGCCAAGTCACCGAAGGAATGATCGCCAACGATCCAGCTTCAGGATCGTTTCCACCCATCACCTTCACCCTTCTCCGTTCCTTTTTTATTTGACAGTCCATGTCACGCCGTAACGCCGCCGTCAAGCGCCCGGTCCTCCCTGATCCCCAGTTCAACAACCGACTTGCCACGATGCTCGTGGCCCGGCTGATGAAGCATGGAAAGAAGTCCACGGCACAGCGAATCCTGTCCGATGCCTTCAGTCTGATCGGCGACCGCACCGGTGGCGATCCCATCGAGCTCTTTGAAACGGCCGTGAAGAACGCGACTCCTCTCGTTGAAGTCCGTGCCCGACGCGTCGGCGGTGCCACCTATCAGGTGCCCATGGAAGTGCGCCAGGAGCGCGGCACTGCCATGGCTTTGCGTTGGCTTGTCAGTTTTTCTCGCGCTCGCAATGGTCGCAGCATGGCCCAGAAGCTTGCTGGTGAACTGATGGATGCTGCCAATGAAGCAGGCAGTGCCGTTCGCAAACGCGAAGAAACCCACAAGATGGCCGAAGCCAATAAGGCATTCGCCCACTACCGCTACTGATCCAACCCCGCTCTGAAGCCTCGATTGCTCGGGGCGGACCTGTAGGATCTCACCCGCCTTTTTACGCCCCACCCCGGAGTTTCCTGTGGCTCGCGCCTTTCCCCTGGAACGCGTCAGAAATATTGGTATCGCTGCCCACATTGATGCGGGCAAAACCACCACGACAGAACGGATCCTGTTCTATTCGGGCGTGGTTCACAAGATCGGTGAAGTGCACGACGGTGCAGCGGTGACCGACTGGATGGCTCAAGAGCGCGAGCGGGGCATCACCATCACTGCTGCGGCCATTTCAACCAGCTGGAAAGACCACCGCATCAACATCATTGATACCCCTGGTCACGTGGACTTCACCATCGAGGTGGAGCGCTCCATGCGTGTGCTCGATGGTGTGATTGCTGTGTTCTGCGCGGTTGGAGGAGTCCAGCCTCAGTCAGAAACCGTCTGGCGCCAGGCCGACCGCTATTCCGTGCCACGGATGGTGTTCGTCAACAAAATGGATCGCACCGGCGCCGACTTCCTCAAGGTTCACGGTCAGATCAAGGATCGACTCAAAGCGAATGCCGTTCCGATTCAGCTGCCCATCGGTGCTGAAGGCGAGCTGAGCGGCATCATTGATCTCGTGGCCAATCAGGCACACATCTACAAAGACGATCTCGGTCAAAACATCGAAGTCACCGATGTTCCGGCTGACATGAAGGATCAGGTGGATGAATGGCGCAACGTTCTGATGGAAACCGTTGCCGAGAACGACGAAAACCTGATTGAGAAGTTCCTGGAAACCGGAGAGCTTTCGATCGATGAGCTGAAAAACGGCATTCGCGAAGGCGTCCTCAAGCATGGTCTCGTGCCCGTGCTTTGTGGCTCCGCCTTTAAAAACAAAGGAGTACAGCTGGTTCTCGACGCAGTTGTCGATT from Synechococcus sp. UW179A includes:
- a CDS encoding AIR synthase; the encoded protein is MGATLQITATAAAELGRQAAVAGTPGAMHLDLTAGHCERNVIRLQPGQLSGTPVARSEGVTLHVPDAQHALLEGLTLDYRSDISGGGFLILSSDAVRCCACGSAFSRL
- the rpsL gene encoding 30S ribosomal protein S12 — translated: MPTIQQLIRTERQSSKAKTKSPALKACPERRGVCTRVYTSTPKKPNSALRKVARVRLTSGFEVTAYIGGIGHNLQEHSVVLIRGGRVKDLPGVRYHIIRGTLDTAGVKDRRQSRSKYGAKSPKE
- the rpsG gene encoding 30S ribosomal protein S7, with protein sequence MSRRNAAVKRPVLPDPQFNNRLATMLVARLMKHGKKSTAQRILSDAFSLIGDRTGGDPIELFETAVKNATPLVEVRARRVGGATYQVPMEVRQERGTAMALRWLVSFSRARNGRSMAQKLAGELMDAANEAGSAVRKREETHKMAEANKAFAHYRY